In Flavobacterium sp. N3904, one DNA window encodes the following:
- a CDS encoding arylsulfatase, with product MKKNLLASLFILGAMMLSQAQSKPNILLIVGDDVGYGDLGAYGGGEGRGMATPNFDKMSQDGITFFSFYGQPSCTPGRAAMQTGRYPNRSGMTTVAFQGQGGGLPAAEWTIASVLKTGGYKTYFTGKWHLGESDYALPNAQGYDVMKNCFLYHLNAYTYADPTWFPEMPAALREMYAKATKGSLSGNAGQTAVEDFSVNGQYVNTPVINGKPGVVGIPYLDEYVEKAGIEFLTDAAKSKQPFFINLNFMKVHQPNMPAPEFKEKSALKTKYADGLVELDTRVGRIMAKLKELGLDKNTLVFFTTDNGAWQDVYPDAGYTPFRGTKGTDREGGNRVPAIAVWPGKIAGGIRNHDIVGGLDFMATFAAIAGVKLPEKDRAGEPTIFDSFDMSPLLFGKGKSARETWFYFTENELSPGAIRWHQYKFQFNLRGDDGVATGGLAVDTNLGWKGAEKYVATVPQIFNLMGDPQERYDIFMNNYTESTWLAPVMGMQLEAIMKTYVQYPPRKLQSDGYTGPITITDYERMESVKQQLKNYNIDINAGQ from the coding sequence ATGAAAAAAAATCTATTAGCATCTTTATTTATTTTAGGCGCTATGATGCTGAGTCAGGCACAATCCAAACCAAACATTTTACTTATTGTAGGTGATGATGTGGGTTATGGTGATTTAGGTGCTTATGGTGGTGGAGAAGGGCGTGGAATGGCTACACCGAACTTCGACAAAATGTCCCAGGATGGTATTACATTCTTTTCATTTTACGGGCAACCAAGCTGTACTCCAGGGCGTGCTGCCATGCAAACAGGTCGTTACCCAAACCGTAGCGGTATGACAACAGTGGCTTTCCAGGGGCAAGGTGGTGGACTTCCTGCTGCTGAATGGACAATTGCTTCTGTACTTAAAACAGGTGGCTATAAAACCTATTTTACAGGAAAATGGCACTTAGGAGAATCGGACTATGCCTTACCGAATGCACAAGGATATGATGTAATGAAAAATTGCTTCTTATATCACTTAAATGCCTATACCTACGCAGACCCAACTTGGTTTCCTGAAATGCCAGCTGCACTTCGCGAAATGTATGCCAAAGCTACGAAAGGATCATTGTCCGGAAATGCAGGACAAACCGCAGTTGAAGATTTTTCGGTAAATGGTCAATACGTAAATACTCCTGTAATTAATGGAAAACCAGGTGTTGTCGGGATTCCATATCTTGATGAATATGTAGAAAAAGCAGGTATCGAATTTCTTACTGATGCCGCAAAATCAAAACAGCCTTTTTTCATCAATCTCAATTTCATGAAGGTACACCAACCCAATATGCCTGCACCTGAATTTAAAGAAAAATCGGCTTTAAAAACCAAATATGCAGATGGCTTAGTCGAACTGGATACTCGTGTGGGAAGGATTATGGCCAAACTAAAAGAATTGGGATTAGACAAAAACACTTTGGTTTTCTTCACAACTGATAACGGTGCTTGGCAAGACGTTTACCCAGATGCAGGTTATACTCCATTCCGTGGGACAAAAGGTACGGATCGTGAAGGGGGCAACAGAGTTCCTGCCATTGCCGTATGGCCAGGCAAAATCGCTGGTGGTATTAGAAACCACGATATTGTAGGAGGTCTGGACTTCATGGCTACTTTCGCAGCTATCGCAGGAGTAAAACTACCGGAAAAAGACAGAGCGGGAGAACCAACTATTTTTGACAGTTTTGATATGTCTCCACTATTATTTGGAAAAGGAAAATCAGCTCGTGAAACCTGGTTTTATTTTACCGAAAATGAATTGTCACCGGGAGCTATACGTTGGCACCAATACAAATTCCAATTTAATTTACGTGGGGATGATGGTGTAGCAACTGGCGGTCTGGCTGTAGATACCAATTTAGGATGGAAAGGAGCTGAAAAATATGTTGCTACTGTTCCTCAAATTTTCAATCTTATGGGAGATCCACAAGAGCGTTATGATATTTTCATGAACAACTATACTGAATCTACTTGGTTGGCTCCAGTAATGGGAATGCAATTGGAAGCGATTATGAAAACGTATGTACAATATCCGCCCCGTAAATTACAAAGTGATGGATATACCGGGCCAATTACAATTACAGACTACGAAAGAATGGAATCTGTAAAACAACAATTAAAAAACTATAATATTGACATTAACGCAGGTCAATAA
- a CDS encoding TolC family protein, producing MKPLSKHIRNWKSLTLIGSIGLLLYGCALSKAPEHSDIVNETLSSKATIPPTWKAGSDTISVSNDWIKTFQDPELEAIIKEAVANNFDLQKAATNVTIASQNVIVVGSKLKPQIGLNFGYSSLIDDNNQGAFGSSKGLGLIAWEPDIWGKFRANRSASEAYSQATTLDFKYAKQSLVAITAKSWYQSVEANQMVAFSEEVVALYKNMLELVITRRNLGKVGDIDVAEANANLDEAQNGLLQAKGINEETKRSIEVLLGRYPSAEIKTVKNFPILPLAVKTGIPSSLLERRPDIMAAELLVVSAFRKEEVSRLNMLPSFSFNLFGGLLSDHILSLLKLNPLMLSAGIGMSVPVYTGGMLKAEVQIATAQQQQAIANYGGVVLNAFQEVENGIMYENLLSQSLALEQKVIINRTEAVRIAKLKYQAGSIDLLSVLQLQNALIASQKNLISLQNEQLANRINLHLALGGNY from the coding sequence ATGAAACCACTTTCTAAACACATTCGAAATTGGAAATCTTTGACCTTAATAGGTTCAATAGGACTATTGCTTTATGGATGTGCACTCTCCAAAGCTCCGGAGCATAGCGATATTGTAAATGAAACACTTTCTTCAAAAGCGACAATACCTCCTACTTGGAAAGCAGGTAGTGATACCATTAGTGTCTCAAACGATTGGATTAAAACTTTTCAGGATCCAGAGCTTGAAGCTATTATAAAAGAGGCTGTTGCAAACAATTTCGACCTGCAAAAAGCGGCAACAAATGTAACCATCGCGAGCCAAAATGTAATTGTGGTTGGTTCAAAATTGAAACCTCAAATAGGACTAAATTTTGGATACAGCAGTTTGATTGACGACAATAATCAAGGCGCATTTGGAAGCTCAAAAGGATTAGGATTAATAGCATGGGAACCCGATATTTGGGGAAAATTTAGAGCAAATCGCTCGGCTTCTGAAGCTTATTCTCAAGCCACAACACTGGATTTTAAATATGCCAAACAATCACTTGTAGCCATTACTGCAAAAAGTTGGTACCAATCGGTTGAAGCAAATCAAATGGTTGCATTTTCAGAGGAAGTAGTAGCATTATATAAAAACATGTTAGAACTTGTCATTACAAGACGAAACCTAGGCAAAGTAGGAGATATAGATGTAGCCGAAGCCAATGCCAATCTAGATGAAGCCCAAAATGGATTGTTACAGGCAAAAGGAATTAACGAAGAAACCAAACGCTCCATCGAAGTACTTCTGGGCAGATATCCTTCAGCCGAAATCAAAACTGTAAAAAACTTCCCGATTCTACCCCTTGCCGTAAAAACAGGAATCCCCTCCTCCTTATTGGAACGACGCCCTGATATAATGGCTGCTGAACTATTAGTCGTAAGCGCTTTTAGAAAGGAAGAAGTATCTCGACTCAACATGTTACCCAGTTTCTCTTTTAATCTTTTTGGAGGACTGTTAAGCGACCACATCCTTTCGTTGCTTAAACTAAACCCATTGATGCTCTCCGCTGGAATAGGCATGAGCGTACCTGTCTATACAGGAGGCATGCTCAAAGCAGAAGTACAAATAGCAACAGCCCAACAACAACAAGCTATTGCCAATTATGGCGGTGTAGTACTCAATGCTTTTCAAGAAGTAGAGAACGGAATTATGTATGAAAACCTGCTGTCACAAAGTTTGGCTCTCGAACAAAAGGTAATAATCAACCGTACTGAAGCAGTGCGCATTGCAAAACTAAAATACCAAGCGGGCTCCATCGATTTACTTTCGGTTTTACAATTGCAAAATGCTTTGATTGCGAGCCAAAAAAATCTAATTTCATTACAAAACGAGCAATTGGCCAACCGTATCAATTTGCACTTGGCATTAGGCGGGAATTATTAG
- a CDS encoding HlyD family secretion protein, protein MIGLRFVTPYSTEAKVIQHTIQLVPRLSEPTLVTAVLVQPDVPVKKGQALFQFDRRPYEFKVNQLKAQLAQAKQDVKIMQADVVIAQQKLIKEQSESSFIAYQQNLTTSLAKNGAGPQEDAQRSDAQLKKNTAAIKEAKAELDRANIRLDSNINGTNTKVAEIQAQLDQAEYFLENTTLYAPEDGHIINLQVRPGMVAGDYRIGAIASFICDSGPYLLANYFQENLKYVKIGQPVEVALNLYPGQIFTAKVEAIWKANGVGQLMPSGTLPNFEPVSPDLPQNQFAVKIVFDAKDQSQFPIGTQGTCAIYTNGMQGSWAALRRIGIRTYTWMNWLYPMPF, encoded by the coding sequence ATGATTGGTCTTCGCTTTGTAACACCGTATTCTACCGAAGCCAAAGTGATTCAACATACCATCCAATTAGTACCTCGTTTAAGCGAACCTACTTTGGTAACTGCCGTTTTGGTTCAACCCGATGTTCCTGTCAAAAAGGGACAAGCCCTTTTTCAATTCGACCGTCGTCCTTATGAATTTAAAGTCAATCAACTCAAAGCACAATTGGCACAGGCCAAACAGGATGTAAAAATCATGCAAGCAGATGTGGTTATTGCCCAACAAAAATTAATAAAAGAACAAAGCGAATCGAGTTTTATAGCATACCAACAAAATCTGACCACCAGTCTGGCCAAAAATGGTGCGGGTCCTCAAGAAGACGCGCAAAGAAGCGATGCACAACTCAAAAAGAATACCGCTGCCATAAAAGAAGCAAAAGCCGAATTGGATCGGGCCAATATAAGATTGGATTCGAACATCAATGGCACCAATACAAAAGTGGCCGAAATTCAGGCACAACTCGATCAAGCCGAATATTTTTTAGAAAACACAACGCTATATGCGCCCGAAGATGGTCATATAATCAACTTGCAAGTACGCCCCGGAATGGTTGCTGGCGATTATCGCATAGGCGCAATCGCTTCTTTTATTTGCGATTCGGGTCCTTATCTATTAGCCAATTATTTTCAAGAAAATTTAAAATACGTAAAAATTGGACAACCGGTAGAAGTGGCACTCAATTTATACCCAGGTCAAATTTTTACTGCAAAGGTTGAAGCCATTTGGAAAGCAAATGGAGTAGGTCAATTAATGCCAAGTGGAACTTTACCCAATTTTGAGCCTGTTTCTCCAGATTTACCTCAAAATCAGTTTGCCGTAAAAATAGTTTTTGATGCAAAAGACCAATCACAATTTCCAATTGGTACACAGGGAACTTGTGCTATTTACACCAACGGTATGCAGGGTAGTTGGGCTGCTTTACGACGCATCGGAATACGCACTTATACTTGGATGAACTGGTTGTACCCAATGCCTTTCTAG
- a CDS encoding DUF3302 domain-containing protein: MGFTLDFWDYITFVVLMLTVLSFLIILFWFAGLPGRIAIARKHPEAEAVKLMGWAGFITVLPWIQAFIWAFKPTDIVDIRRFPNEVAKATEEEIEDLKQNPGKL, from the coding sequence ATGGGCTTCACTTTAGACTTTTGGGACTACATCACTTTTGTAGTTTTAATGCTTACAGTACTTTCTTTTCTAATTATTTTATTCTGGTTTGCTGGTTTGCCAGGTCGAATAGCCATTGCCCGAAAGCATCCCGAAGCCGAAGCCGTAAAACTTATGGGTTGGGCTGGATTTATAACGGTACTCCCATGGATTCAGGCTTTTATCTGGGCTTTTAAACCTACAGATATTGTAGATATTAGACGCTTTCCAAACGAAGTGGCTAAAGCAACCGAGGAAGAGATAGAAGATTTAAAACAAAATCCAGGAAAATTATGA
- a CDS encoding arylsulfatase — protein sequence MKIKAKIGVMLLLATTMATQAQKKPNIVVIMGDDIGWLNMGCYNQGLMATKTPNLDKIAAEGMRFTDYYAEASCTAGRANFITGEIPFRTGMTTVGQAGSPIGLPAEAITIATALKGMGYATGQFGKNHLGDLNQFLPTVHGFDEFQGYLYHLDAMEDPCHPGYPQDLLNVVGPRNVIHSWATTVDDATVQPRWGKIGKQKISDEGQMCPERMQTVDDEFLASSLKFMDKARADKKPFFLWLNPTRMHIVTHLSPKYEAMRNSTNGWSIHEAGMAQLDDIVGSVMKYLKDNGLDDNTIVVFTTDNGTENFTWPDGGQTPFFAGKGTTYEGGFRAPALLRWPGKVPAGKVENGIFSGMDWFPTFLTAAGDPNITADLLKGKTVEGVTYKNHLDGYDQTALITGKGPSARHEIFYFAESTLGALRVDDYKYQFQQQPGGWLGTTYTIGAPTITNLRLDPLERTAWYTGNQGSLEYMEWYKYEFWRFVLAQKQIGAAAQSLLEFPPMQKGASFTLSALKSELEAKMAAAAAAAGSK from the coding sequence ATGAAAATTAAAGCAAAAATTGGAGTAATGCTGCTTCTTGCTACTACGATGGCAACACAAGCGCAAAAAAAACCAAACATTGTCGTTATTATGGGCGATGATATTGGTTGGCTAAATATGGGCTGCTACAATCAGGGATTGATGGCTACCAAAACACCAAACCTAGATAAAATTGCTGCCGAAGGAATGCGATTTACCGATTATTATGCTGAGGCTAGTTGTACTGCTGGTCGTGCCAACTTTATCACAGGAGAAATCCCTTTCCGTACTGGGATGACTACTGTAGGACAAGCCGGATCACCAATAGGATTGCCTGCAGAAGCAATTACAATCGCTACTGCCCTTAAAGGAATGGGCTATGCCACAGGACAATTTGGTAAAAACCACTTAGGAGATTTAAACCAATTTTTGCCAACCGTTCATGGTTTTGATGAATTTCAAGGGTATTTGTATCACTTAGATGCAATGGAAGATCCTTGCCATCCTGGATATCCTCAAGATTTATTGAATGTAGTTGGACCTCGTAACGTAATTCACTCATGGGCAACAACTGTAGATGATGCAACGGTACAACCTCGCTGGGGAAAAATTGGAAAACAAAAAATATCCGATGAAGGCCAAATGTGTCCAGAACGTATGCAAACTGTCGATGATGAGTTTTTGGCAAGTTCTCTTAAATTTATGGACAAAGCTAGAGCCGACAAAAAACCATTTTTCTTGTGGTTGAATCCAACTCGTATGCATATTGTAACACACCTTTCTCCAAAATACGAAGCCATGCGTAATTCAACCAATGGTTGGTCTATTCACGAAGCGGGTATGGCACAGTTGGATGACATTGTGGGTTCTGTAATGAAATATTTGAAAGACAATGGTCTGGACGACAATACTATTGTGGTATTTACAACAGACAATGGTACCGAAAACTTTACATGGCCTGATGGTGGACAAACACCTTTCTTTGCTGGAAAAGGAACTACTTACGAAGGTGGTTTCCGTGCACCGGCGCTACTGCGTTGGCCAGGAAAAGTACCTGCTGGAAAAGTTGAAAACGGTATATTCTCAGGAATGGACTGGTTCCCAACATTCTTAACAGCTGCAGGAGACCCAAACATTACTGCCGATCTTTTAAAAGGAAAAACAGTTGAAGGAGTTACCTACAAAAATCACCTTGATGGTTACGACCAAACTGCTTTGATTACCGGAAAAGGACCATCTGCACGTCACGAAATATTTTATTTCGCAGAAAGTACTTTAGGTGCTTTGCGTGTTGATGATTATAAATACCAATTTCAACAACAACCTGGTGGATGGTTAGGAACAACCTATACTATTGGTGCTCCAACAATCACCAACTTGCGCCTAGATCCATTAGAACGCACAGCTTGGTACACAGGAAACCAAGGTTCATTAGAGTATATGGAATGGTACAAATATGAATTCTGGCGTTTTGTATTGGCACAAAAACAAATTGGTGCAGCAGCACAATCACTTCTTGAATTCCCTCCAATGCAAAAAGGAGCCAGTTTTACTTTAAGTGCTTTAAAATCTGAATTGGAAGCTAAAATGGCTGCTGCAGCTGCTGCTGCAGGATCTAAATAA
- a CDS encoding ABC transporter permease, which produces MKTIIFIIQKEFRQIFRDKGMLPIIFVLPLIQLLILSNAASFEVQNIKFSYIDHDHSAASRELISKFQASKSFKIINQFNTKEQANLEMQKGNVDIILEIPTHFERNLITDKTTTLSVCINAIDGASAGVENVYISQIIGGYNQKIQSELLQYNDGSIEAPQNIVTIPSFWYNNTLNYKTYMVPGILVLLVTMITLFLSAMNIVREKEIGTLEQINVTPIQKHQFIIGKLFPFWILGLVILTIGLLIAKFVFNVPMLGSLGLIYAFTSVYLLLILGIGLFISNHTDTQQQAMFISWFFMVIFLLMSGLFTPIESMPNWAQNITLLNPIRYFVEIIRMVMLKGATFSDITTQFSIITAYAVVLNTLAVLSYKKVN; this is translated from the coding sequence ATGAAAACCATTATATTCATTATCCAAAAAGAATTCAGACAAATCTTTAGAGACAAAGGAATGTTACCTATTATATTTGTTTTACCCCTTATCCAACTTTTGATTTTATCCAATGCAGCTAGTTTTGAAGTACAAAACATCAAATTCTCTTATATCGACCACGACCACTCTGCCGCTTCTAGAGAACTCATTAGCAAATTTCAAGCTTCAAAATCTTTCAAAATAATAAATCAATTTAATACTAAAGAACAAGCCAATCTCGAAATGCAAAAAGGAAACGTAGATATTATTCTCGAAATTCCAACCCATTTTGAACGCAACCTCATCACCGATAAAACTACCACATTGTCCGTATGTATCAACGCCATTGACGGAGCTTCGGCAGGAGTTGAGAATGTTTATATTTCGCAAATCATTGGAGGATATAACCAAAAAATTCAAAGTGAACTTTTGCAATACAACGACGGTTCCATTGAAGCGCCACAAAACATAGTGACCATTCCCTCTTTTTGGTATAACAATACGTTGAATTATAAAACGTATATGGTTCCAGGTATTTTAGTGCTGTTAGTCACTATGATTACACTATTTCTATCGGCAATGAATATCGTTCGGGAGAAAGAAATAGGCACTTTGGAGCAAATTAATGTCACTCCAATCCAGAAACACCAATTCATTATTGGCAAATTATTTCCTTTTTGGATACTTGGTTTGGTGATTCTTACTATAGGTTTGCTAATTGCAAAATTCGTTTTCAATGTCCCAATGTTGGGCAGTTTGGGTTTAATATACGCGTTTACTTCTGTTTATTTACTACTTATTTTAGGCATCGGATTATTTATATCCAATCATACTGATACCCAACAACAGGCCATGTTTATCTCCTGGTTTTTTATGGTTATTTTTTTATTAATGAGCGGACTGTTTACCCCCATCGAAAGCATGCCAAATTGGGCACAAAATATTACATTGTTGAATCCCATTCGGTATTTTGTCGAAATCATACGAATGGTAATGCTCAAAGGCGCCACTTTTTCAGATATTACAACTCAATTTTCCATTATAACCGCTTATGCAGTTGTTTTAAATACTCTTGCCGTATTGAGTTATAAAAAAGTTAATTAA
- a CDS encoding ABC transporter permease, producing the protein MKRFIGFVTKEFYHIFRDKRTMFILFGMPMVQIMLFGFAITNEINNVNIAIFDQSKDAETLQIINKISASKYFKIQDQITHEAQIESVFRTGKIKAVLVFEKDFIQNLQNKKIAKVQVITDATDPNMANTITNYINAILQNYSQELNKNIKPIYQIQMQTQLYYNPELKSVFTFVPGVMTVILMLVSAMMTSISITREKEMGTMEVLLVSPIKPFQVVIGKVFPYIFLSIINATIILLLGFFVFKMPIEGSLLLLALESILFIITALSLGILISTIAQSQQTAMMFSLAGLMLPVIILSGFIFPISSMPLPLQIMSNIIPAKWFIIIIKAIMLKGATIHTIWKETLILVGMTVFFIAISIKKYKIRLE; encoded by the coding sequence ATGAAAAGATTCATCGGTTTTGTAACAAAAGAATTCTACCACATTTTTCGGGACAAACGTACTATGTTCATTCTTTTCGGGATGCCAATGGTACAAATTATGCTATTCGGATTTGCCATTACCAATGAAATCAATAATGTCAATATTGCTATTTTCGACCAATCCAAAGACGCCGAAACCCTACAAATAATCAATAAAATAAGTGCCTCCAAGTATTTCAAAATTCAGGATCAAATCACTCATGAAGCCCAAATAGAAAGCGTTTTTCGAACCGGAAAAATCAAAGCCGTCTTGGTGTTCGAAAAAGATTTTATTCAAAACTTACAAAACAAAAAAATAGCCAAAGTTCAGGTCATCACCGATGCCACCGACCCGAATATGGCCAATACGATTACCAATTACATCAACGCCATTTTACAGAATTACTCTCAGGAACTCAACAAAAACATCAAACCCATTTACCAAATCCAAATGCAAACCCAACTCTATTACAACCCCGAACTCAAGAGTGTTTTCACTTTTGTTCCCGGTGTGATGACGGTAATTTTGATGCTCGTTTCGGCCATGATGACGTCCATTTCGATCACAAGAGAAAAAGAAATGGGCACTATGGAAGTGCTTTTGGTTTCTCCTATAAAACCCTTTCAAGTGGTCATTGGAAAAGTATTCCCATATATTTTTCTTTCGATTATCAATGCGACAATCATATTACTTTTGGGTTTTTTCGTGTTCAAAATGCCCATCGAAGGAAGTTTGCTTTTATTGGCTTTAGAAAGTATTTTATTCATCATCACCGCATTATCCCTGGGGATTTTAATCTCCACCATCGCCCAATCCCAACAAACCGCCATGATGTTTTCGTTAGCGGGATTAATGCTTCCTGTAATCATATTGTCGGGGTTTATATTCCCCATTTCGAGTATGCCGTTGCCACTGCAAATCATGAGTAACATCATCCCCGCCAAGTGGTTTATCATCATTATCAAAGCCATCATGCTCAAAGGAGCCACCATTCATACCATCTGGAAAGAGACATTAATTCTGGTCGGAATGACGGTGTTTTTCATAGCAATAAGCATCAAAAAATATAAAATAAGATTAGAGTGA
- a CDS encoding ABC transporter ATP-binding protein translates to MNEEKIITVKKLTKEFGSFTAVDSISFDVYKGEIFGFLGANGAGKTTAMKMLIGISKPTSGEAIVAGFDVKTQAEMVKKSIGYMSQKFSMYDDLTIKENITFFGGIYGLSRAQIKEKTAQLIQELGLHDVSDKLVKSLPQGWKQKLSFSVALLHEPKIVFLDEPTGGVDPITRRQFWEMIYSEAHKGTTLFVTTHYMDEAEYCDRVSIMVEGKIEALDSPKNLKQKYNVDSMNDVFLKLARNVEAP, encoded by the coding sequence ATGAACGAAGAAAAAATCATAACCGTAAAAAAACTCACTAAAGAATTTGGCAGTTTCACCGCTGTCGACAGTATTTCTTTTGATGTGTACAAAGGGGAGATTTTTGGGTTTCTGGGGGCCAATGGAGCCGGAAAAACGACAGCTATGAAAATGCTTATCGGGATTTCAAAACCCACATCTGGCGAAGCAATCGTAGCGGGATTTGATGTAAAAACCCAAGCCGAAATGGTCAAAAAAAGCATTGGGTATATGAGCCAAAAATTTTCGATGTATGACGATTTGACTATCAAGGAAAACATCACTTTTTTTGGCGGAATTTATGGCTTGTCCCGTGCTCAAATCAAAGAAAAAACAGCACAATTAATTCAAGAACTTGGCTTACATGATGTTTCTGACAAACTCGTAAAATCTTTACCACAAGGCTGGAAACAAAAACTTTCCTTTTCGGTAGCATTGTTGCACGAACCCAAAATAGTATTCCTAGACGAACCTACAGGAGGCGTTGATCCCATAACGAGAAGACAATTCTGGGAAATGATTTACTCCGAAGCACACAAAGGCACTACACTATTTGTCACAACGCATTATATGGACGAAGCCGAATATTGTGACCGAGTCTCGATTATGGTCGAAGGAAAAATAGAAGCCCTTGACAGTCCAAAAAATTTAAAACAAAAATACAATGTCGATTCCATGAATGATGTTTTCCTAAAACTCGCCAGAAATGTTGAAGCCCCCTAA
- a CDS encoding ABC transporter ATP-binding protein: MSIKVQNISKSYNKIKAVEAISFEVKEGEIFGLIGPDGAGKTTLFRILTTLLFADEGTASVAGFDVVKEYKSIRNCVGYMPGKFSLYQDLSVEENLTFFATLFGTTIQENYDLIKDIYIQIEPFKTRRAGALSGGMKQKLALCCALIHKPKVLFLDEPTTGVDPVSRKEFWQMLKRLQQKGITILVSTPYMDEAALCDRIALIQKGQILKIDSPQNIINKYEKTIYDIRAKNTYQLLLDLKNYPSQYSVYAFGESIHYTDKEAEFDSDALKKYLKEKNHTEIAIQITKPTIEDVFMDL; this comes from the coding sequence ATGAGTATAAAAGTTCAAAATATTTCCAAATCGTACAACAAGATAAAAGCTGTTGAAGCTATTTCTTTTGAAGTAAAAGAAGGTGAAATATTTGGTCTCATAGGACCTGATGGTGCAGGAAAAACAACACTTTTCAGAATATTGACTACATTGCTGTTTGCCGACGAAGGAACCGCCTCCGTTGCGGGTTTTGATGTTGTAAAAGAATACAAATCCATACGGAATTGCGTGGGTTACATGCCTGGAAAATTCTCCTTGTATCAAGATTTATCGGTCGAAGAAAACTTGACTTTTTTTGCGACGCTTTTCGGCACCACCATTCAGGAAAATTACGATTTAATCAAAGATATTTACATTCAAATTGAACCTTTTAAAACCCGAAGAGCCGGCGCACTTTCGGGCGGAATGAAACAAAAACTGGCTTTGTGCTGCGCTTTAATTCATAAACCAAAAGTCTTATTTCTCGACGAACCCACAACAGGAGTGGATCCGGTTTCCCGAAAGGAATTTTGGCAAATGCTAAAGCGATTGCAACAAAAAGGAATTACGATTTTGGTTTCAACTCCTTATATGGACGAGGCCGCTTTGTGCGACCGAATTGCATTAATCCAAAAAGGGCAAATTTTAAAAATTGATTCTCCACAAAATATTATTAACAAATACGAGAAAACCATCTATGATATCCGAGCTAAAAACACCTATCAGCTCCTACTCGATCTAAAAAATTATCCGAGTCAATACAGCGTTTATGCCTTTGGGGAATCCATTCATTATACTGACAAAGAAGCTGAATTCGATTCTGATGCATTAAAAAAATATTTAAAAGAAAAAAATCATACCGAAATAGCAATCCAAATAACAAAACCAACCATAGAAGATGTTTTTATGGATTTGTAA
- a CDS encoding HlyD family secretion protein, whose protein sequence is MKQIIIFLLLASLFSCNNNDNKADGYGNFEATEVTISAEANGKLEYLNLEEGDVLEPNTLVGLVDTTQLYLNKQQLITSKATTHSKSANVLSQIDVLQAQLKTTLIEQKRIQNMFSENAATKRQVDEIGGKVDVIREQIKGVQTQNAPIINEIASIDVQIKKINDQIKKSKITNPINATVLAKYAEPNEITSFGKPFYKIANLNQMTLRVYISETQLPQIKLNQKVTVKIDNGNGMKSYPGTISWISSVAEFTPKIVQTKEERVNLVYAVKVEVKNDGSLKIGMPAEMWIAP, encoded by the coding sequence ATGAAACAAATAATCATATTCTTACTCTTAGCAAGTCTGTTTTCGTGCAACAACAACGACAACAAAGCCGATGGTTATGGCAATTTTGAAGCGACCGAAGTTACCATTTCGGCGGAAGCCAATGGAAAATTAGAGTATTTAAATCTTGAAGAAGGCGACGTACTTGAACCGAATACTTTGGTAGGATTGGTCGATACAACACAATTGTATCTCAATAAACAACAACTCATTACTTCTAAAGCTACAACACATTCAAAATCGGCAAATGTGTTATCCCAAATCGATGTTTTGCAGGCACAACTCAAAACCACTTTGATAGAACAAAAAAGGATTCAGAATATGTTTTCCGAAAATGCCGCAACCAAACGTCAAGTAGATGAAATTGGAGGAAAAGTAGATGTGATCAGAGAGCAAATAAAAGGCGTTCAAACCCAAAATGCACCTATTATAAACGAAATTGCTTCGATTGATGTTCAAATTAAAAAAATAAATGACCAAATCAAGAAAAGTAAAATCACCAACCCAATTAACGCGACGGTTTTGGCCAAATATGCCGAACCCAATGAGATCACTTCCTTTGGAAAACCATTTTATAAAATAGCCAATCTCAACCAAATGACCTTGCGTGTTTATATTAGTGAAACCCAACTCCCACAAATAAAACTGAACCAAAAAGTAACCGTAAAAATCGATAACGGAAACGGAATGAAATCGTATCCTGGAACCATTTCCTGGATTTCATCGGTAGCTGAGTTTACTCCAAAAATCGTCCAAACGAAAGAAGAACGCGTAAACTTAGTCTATGCCGTAAAAGTCGAAGTGAAAAATGATGGCAGTTTAAAAATAGGAATGCCAGCCGAAATGTGGATAGCCCCCTAA